A single genomic interval of Spinacia oleracea cultivar Varoflay chromosome 6, BTI_SOV_V1, whole genome shotgun sequence harbors:
- the LOC130463968 gene encoding uncharacterized protein: protein MLLVICVSSHTIYQFDSCRRDPLRSVLVKSLLNKVLMKMNVKKSALPQWKSVKCAQQEGGVECGYYVMKFMHDIFKSCKEVQDLEKVFKTPREEPFTKKELDEVRDKWAIYFNDCELPSV from the exons ATGCTCCTTGTGATATGTGTTTCAAGCCACACAATTTATCAATTTGATTCTTGTCGTCGAGATCCATTACGATCCGTGTTGGTCAAGTCACTATTGAATAA AGTGTTGATGAAAATGAATGTCAAAAAAAGCGCACTTCCTCAATGGAAATCAGTTAAG TGCGCCCAACAAGAGGGTGGGgtcgagtgtggctattacgtgaTGAAATTCATGCATGACATATTCAAAAGTTGCAAGGAAGTTCAAGATCTGGAAAAG gttttcaaaactccaagggaggagccctttaccaaaaaggagttggatgaggttcgagacaagtgggctatttacttcaacgattgtgaactaccctcagtgtaa